The proteins below are encoded in one region of Candidatus Profftella armatura (Diaphorina cf. continua):
- a CDS encoding ATP-binding cassette domain-containing protein, which yields MTSILKVFNITKYCNNFLIINNINFSLKKGEILGVTGNNESGKTILTRIISGFLRQDKGNIFLQKKLINSFLPFKRVRIGIIHIFQNTNLFTNLSVLDNVTISILFGSNHNMNLIYSREKAFEYLKFVGLQKFSNSSINKLTQFNKKKLKLAKAFGVEPKIILLDEIMSGLNKIEILKLAKIIEKIRNLDISILFVDKNFNAIKILVDRLLVLYRGKKIADDFPKTILSDKILLNKMI from the coding sequence ATGACATCTATTTTAAAAGTCTTTAATATTACTAAATACTGTAACAATTTTTTAATAATTAATAATATAAATTTTTCATTAAAAAAAGGTGAAATATTAGGAGTAACTGGAAATAATGAATCCGGTAAAACAATACTTACACGCATAATTAGTGGTTTTTTAAGACAAGATAAAGGAAATATTTTTTTACAAAAAAAATTAATTAATTCTTTTTTACCTTTTAAACGAGTTCGCATAGGTATTATTCATATATTTCAAAATACAAATTTATTTACCAATTTATCTGTTTTAGATAATGTAACAATTAGTATATTATTTGGATCAAATCATAATATGAACCTCATTTATTCACGTGAAAAAGCATTTGAATATTTAAAATTTGTAGGTCTTCAAAAATTTTCTAATTCCAGTATTAATAAATTAACTCAATTTAATAAAAAAAAATTAAAATTAGCGAAAGCTTTTGGAGTAGAACCAAAAATAATTTTATTAGATGAAATAATGTCTGGTTTAAATAAAATTGAAATTTTAAAATTAGCTAAAATAATTGAAAAAATTCGTAATTTAGATATTAGTATTTTATTTGTTGATAAAAATTTTAATGCTATTAAAATTTTAGTAGATCGCTTATTAGTTTTATATCGCGGTAAGAAAATAGCAGATGATTTTCCAAAAACAATATTATCTGATAAAATTTTACTAAATAAAATGATTTAG
- a CDS encoding ATP-binding cassette domain-containing protein has product MKDKNKKYPILEIKNLYLKYNNKLILNKINLKIFYGEIVTLIGEKNSGKTTLAHALYNMLPYTGNITFNKNKIYKLTYDKIFKLGLAYVMQKNKLFNQITVEENLLIGAYLRTDKLLIIKDLNKIYSIFPQLFERRMQLAINLSNGEKKICSIARALMASPKFIIIDEISLGITSKIIKKIIKILVQIQKFGTTIFLIEKNAQLIIPISNHIYIIKNGNIINQKITKNYKYK; this is encoded by the coding sequence ATGAAAGATAAAAATAAAAAATATCCAATTTTAGAAATTAAAAATTTATATTTAAAATATAACAATAAATTAATTTTAAATAAAATTAATTTAAAAATTTTTTACGGAGAAATAGTAACTTTAATTGGAGAAAAAAATTCCGGAAAAACTACCTTGGCTCATGCATTATATAATATGTTACCATATACTGGTAATATTACTTTTAATAAAAATAAAATATATAAATTAACATATGATAAAATTTTTAAATTGGGATTAGCATATGTTATGCAAAAAAATAAATTATTTAACCAAATAACAGTGGAAGAAAACTTACTAATAGGGGCTTATTTAAGAACTGATAAACTTTTAATTATAAAAGATTTAAATAAAATATATTCAATATTTCCTCAATTATTTGAAAGGCGCATGCAATTAGCTATCAATTTATCCAATGGAGAAAAAAAAATATGCTCAATAGCACGCGCATTAATGGCTTCACCAAAATTTATAATTATTGATGAAATTAGTTTAGGAATTACAAGTAAAATAATAAAAAAAATAATAAAAATATTAGTACAAATACAAAAATTTGGTACAACTATTTTTTTAATAGAAAAAAATGCACAATTAATTATACCTATTTCTAATCATATTTACATTA